A single region of the Drosophila miranda strain MSH22 chromosome 2, D.miranda_PacBio2.1, whole genome shotgun sequence genome encodes:
- the LOC108155814 gene encoding leucine-rich repeat serine/threonine-protein kinase 1 isoform X2, whose product MSWKFVEEPKPGTETALEACDYFVDEVTYGSGGPGGPRLDAREEVRQIKHGELRAAVSEGDERTVRVLLSALGTERQIIVNMAPSGANTLLFTACQSGYESITQRLLDAGADGRSHAVTKYSPLYAAVHSGHIGIARLMLDRFPELIQQPTVERWLPLHAACINGHIKLLELLIGYKYPDYLYQTYRDEEGQWEWRLPFDANAHDVTGQTSLYIASILGNKQLVGVLLKWQLHCRRTLGDSASSVSTPITPTRKRISFGIQAIMSKLHISGESEALEEQPPAESTESQRCPINVNLLCGAARETALLAAVRGGHLDVVQSLLQHGANPNIVAKPVEDQNDPKCSEEIYGLSNVPIAEACKQRSLAMLDLLLKHGARDDNGSAISMALAGGDEAILSRLLARRVHPDSDYKINKKGLPTPVEVNVFLPSTSNISYSAMFPNVPTIIDWHSLSSNVQLTVVRIPWLVSGVLLLNPKLQTHPRLTEVSLTAITRIDFSHNLLTTIPQELLHLVSLKYLNVAQNKITELPPPMGKTYSCPVLDELFLQDNQLTSLPAAIFHLPALTILDISNNKLQELPFDLWRAPKLRELNVAFNLLKDLPVPPMQTSSSVWSLDKLQLQSYDEPSSNKPRNLTHQELTHRNIWSGSLEIADNDMKWHQDPELGDGKAPGAGASQLSSLNIANNLFNSIPAALPCLAVNLTRLNMSYNSLRSMGHVTSYPATLKQLDLSHNEISCWPSLPRITESDPHLLCYSYVQVPEGQEEPTYKSSASKGNASSFRASVLKSVCRHRRHLRLEALRTLILADNLLSRIQLSTDDATTLFNESEDADWSVVGVSKSKVIFPNLSMLDMTNNCLKEIPPSLHELSSLSVLNISGNVNITELPPHLGLLSRLWNLNTRGCLLQEPLRSMIESKKHKTMDIVGYLKSIYEDAQPYARMKLMVVGVAGIGKSTLLDLLRQGVGPGSSSSSSSHRSRANENHWAKRMGHARSSSRSQRHSSTSNSNISTVGVDIGTWICEKRKRSPGSHGPVVFRTWDFGGQKEYYATHQYFLSKRSLYLVLWRISDGHKGLAELLQWLANIQARAPNSPVIIVGTHFDAVGESISAQQAEHLQQLIREKFIAIPDAEKIGLPRVIDSIEISCRTLHNIHLLANIIYDTSMQLRSPGSKEPMLLQKIPASYIALEDIVHVIACNLRAAGRDPVLDAEQYRRLITEQMRLHNYKSFRDAAELQQATTWCHENGVLLHYDDATLRDYYFLDPQWLCDMLAHVVTVREINPFAPTGVMKLDDLQLLFRSVQVQGNGNRSYIVSLLNKFEVALTWDSRTLLIPSLLPLQEGATPNTGTTVKLSQRSRGRNLGCSVSQELNLNTLIYEQRSPRTSPSSSSSSTQGLRRILLMTYFPSGFWSRLITRILADEQIVEAIRNVYVAAQDKCVEFDLRLSLEQDTQWNLWQTGLALYYGPIMIFRIWEVPFQSNERTQPFRTAGNRFKLKLDGIWSDVSLSSSSILEVYFPLHHVNIYQELDDGERQLLAELQPHMSQVAKLLALTVDHIDLLLEDWYPSLGTRFVHTSEGRFLITRMVLCPRCLRKLQLQHSTEPGDREMPAMGCNRPSRSSRRGGGAYFLHGVGDPGDDGALNVFSAYLNATARRERRSEDSLGAGSDADSGVGPDSAGSSRNTSVDGHPGYHLPDNSNVCYAWMIEECILSVYNQSKLSCPVHLEQSMSQLAPDVIFADIPDKHTIATECIIKGALLGRGAFGFVFKASCKMRGARSFKPVAMKMLQPVPPGSRAKESALMAYKVALGKWDRDPLQHSCKAYCTARQELAVLLTLKHPNIVPLVGICIKPLALVLELAPLGGLDALLRQYRRSGAHMGPHTFQTLVLQAARAIEYLHRRRIIYRDLKSENVLVWELPQPHTEDSPRNHVHIKIADYGISRQTAPSGAKGFGGTEGFMAPEIIRYNGEEEYTEKVDCFSFGMFIYENISLRQPFEGHESIKECILEGSRPALTQRETQFPTCCLDLMVLCWHEQPRRRPTASQIVSILSAPECIHLLDVVALPHSEKIVCGVFQSTIGMGDEERSGLELWLPAYGSRIDILDCTPSGCLVQCNSISCAPQPQVGPPKTPENGAQSRSRSAQRLPKMNMLCCCLVGEAIWMGDVSGNLHAYSTSTYAHLFSYMLDPAIKSAVISLVHMEKIARVAVGLHNGRVFLVDATMMPTNCAFAEGSFVLTEICSGFVLHAACSVFLDGVYELWCGEIAGKINVFPLSESGVSGHQALCHSEEPNLIEDVKVARLCSNESHVFSCLYPGCMVYQWGATSKRIENKLDCSKLLPCSESLQSIAIDEHVSLIKCQISALAAHNTELYIGTTWGCLIVAELQTLRPISVFRPYENEIKAIITLSNDKVPLIATIGRRYRSLISRYVDSAESSNACSAVSTPTHGAAKSLPPVDVDNHIHCLLWRAKHWT is encoded by the exons ATGTCCTGGAAATTTGTGGAGGAGCCCAAGCCTGGCACCGAAACAGCTTTAGAGGCGTGCGATTATTTCGTCGATGAGGTCACATACGGCTCGGGAGGCCCAGGAGGGCCCAGACTTG ATGCCCGGGAGGAAGTGCGCCAGATCAAGCATGGAGAGCTCAGGGCTGCTGTTAGCGAGGGGGATGAGCGCACGGTTCGTGTCCTTCTGTCGGCGCTGGGAACCGAGAGGCAGATTATAGtcaatatggcaccatccggCGCCAACACGTTGCTGTTCAC AGCCTGCCAGTCTGGCTATGAGAGTATCACGCAACGGCTACTGGACGCCGGGGCTGATGGACGATCCCATGCGGTAACAAAGTACTCCCCGCTGTATGCAGCCGTCCACAGTGGCCATATTGGCATCGCCAGGCTGATGCTTGACCGCTTTCCAGAGCTGATCCAACAGCCGACAGTGGAGCGCTGGCTGCCCCTGCATGCGGCGTGCATCAACGGCCACATTAagctgctggagctgctcATAGGCTATAAATATCCCGACTACCTCTATCAGACATATCGCGACGAGGAGGGCCAGTGGGAGTGGCGGCTGCCATTCGATGCCAATGCCCATGATGTCACGGGGCAGACGAGTCTCTACATAGCCAGCATTTTGGGCAACAAGCAGCTCGTAGGAGTCCTGCTAAAATGGCAGCTTCACTGCAGAAGGACGCTGGGCGACTCTGCAAGTTCGGTGAGCACTCCCATAACGCCGACCAGGAAGCGCATTTCCTTTGGCATCCAAGCCATCATGTCAAAGCTGCATATATCCGGCGAATCGGAGGCCTTGGAGGAGCAGCCCCCAGCCGAGTCTACAGAATCGCAGCGTTGTCCGATCAACGTAAATTTGCTTTGCGGTGCCGCGAGAGAAACAGCCCTACTGGCGGCTGTCCGTGGCGGCCATTTGGATGTGGTGCAGTCGCTGTTGCAGCATGGCGCCAATCCGAACATTGTGGCCAAGCCCGTGGAGGATCAGAATGATCCCAAGTGCAGCGAGGAGATCTACGGACTGAGTAATGTACCGATTGCCGAGGCCTGCAAGCAGCGTTCCCTGGCCATGCTGGATCTGCTGTTAAAGCACGGCGCCCGCGACGACAACGGTTCAGCCATCAGCATGGCCCTAGCCGGTGGCGACGAGGCGATTTTGAGTCGCCTGCTGGCACGCCGCGTCCACCCAGACTCGGACTACAAGATCAATAAGAAGGGGCTACCCACACCGGTGGAGGTGAATGTGTTTTTGCCCTCCACGAGCAACATATCCTACAGCGCCATGTTCCCCAATGTGCCCACCATTATCGATTGGCACAGCTTAAGCTCAAACGTTCAGCTGACAGTCGTGCGTATTCCGTGGCTGGTCAGCGGCGTACTGCTGCTGAATCCCAAGCTGCAGACGCATCCGAGGCTTACTGAGGTCTCACTGACGGCCATCACTCGGATCGACTTTTCGCATAATCTGCTCACGACCATTCCACAGGAGTTGCTGCATCTGGTTAGCCTCAA GTATCTAAATGTGGCTCAGAACAAGATCACGGAGCTGCCTCCGCCCATGGGCAAGACCTACAGCTGTCCCGTGCTGGACGAGCTCTTCCTGCAGGACAATCAGCTGACGAGTCTGCCAGCTGCCATTTTCCATCTGCCTGCCTTGACCATTCTGGACATCTCGAATAATAAGTTGCAGGAGCTGCCATTCGATCTGTGGCGCGCACCAAAGCTGCGCGAACTGAATGTGGCCTTCAATCTGCTCAAGGATCTGCCGGTGCCGCCCATGCAGACAAGCAGCTCGGTCTGGAGCCTGGACAAACTGCAGCTGCAGTCTTATGATGAACCCTCCTCGAATAAGCCGCGCAACCTGACCCATCAGGAGCTAACACATCGGAATATTTGGTCCGGTTCGCTGGAAATCGCCGACAATGACATGAAATGGCACCAGGACCCAGAACTGGGCGATGGCAAGGCTCCTGGGGCAGGAGCTTCTCAGTTGAGCAGTCTGAATATAGCTAACAATCTGTTCAACAGCATACCCGCTGCACTGCCCTGCTTGGCTGTGAATCTGACCCGTTTGAATATGTCCTACAACAGTCTGCGTTCTATGGGTCACGTGACCAGCTATCCTGCCACGCTGAAGCAGCTGGATTTGAGTCACAATGAGATCTCCTGCTGGCCTAGCCTGCCGCGCATAACCGAATCGGATCCGCATTTGCTGTGCTATAGCTACGTCCAGGTGCCGGAGGGTCAGGAGGAGCCTACCTATAAGTCATCAGCGTCGAAGGGCAACGCCTCCTCCTTCCGCGCCTCGGTGCTGAAGAGCGTCTGTCGCCACAGGCGCCATTTACGCTTGGAAGCGTTGCGCACTCTCATCCTGGCGGACAATTTGCTCTCGCGGATTCAGCTGTCGACTGACGATGCCACAACCCTTTTCAATGAGAGCGAGGACGCAGACTGGAGTGTGGTGGGTGTTAGCAAGTCGAAGGTAATCTTTCCAAATCTCTCCATGTTGGACATGACCAACAACTGCCTTAAGGAGATCCCACCATCGCTGCACGAGCTCAGCAGCCTCTCGGTGTTGAATATAAGCGGAAACGTGAATATCACGGAGCTGCCACCCCATCTCGGATTGCTCTCGAGGCTGTGGAATCTCAACACGCGCGGATGCCTGCTTCAGGAGCCATTGCGGTCCATGATCGAAAGCAAGAAGCACAAGACAATGGACATTGTGGGCTACCTGAAGTCCATCTACGAAGATGCCCAGCCCTATGCGCGGATGAAGCTCATGGTGGTAGGTGTGGCCGGGATAGGCAAGAGTACGCTGCTGGACTTACTGCGTCAGGGAGTGGGCCCCGggtccagctccagctccagctcacATCGGTCCCGAGCCAATGAGAACCACTGGGCCAAGAGGATGGGACATGCGCGTAGCTCGTCCCGCTCTCAGCGGCATTCTTCTACCTCAAACTCAAACATATCCACAGTGGGCGTGGACATTGGCACCTGGATATGCGAGAAGCGGAAGCGATCTCCCGGCTCCCACGGTCCAGTGGTCTTTCGCACATGGGACTTCGGTGGACAGAAGGAGTACTATGCCACCCATCAGTACTTCTTGTCGAAGCGCAGCCTCTATCTGGTTCTGTGGCGCATCAGTGACGGCCACAAGGGTCTGGCCGAGCTTCTTCAGTGGCTGGCGAATATACAGGCACGAGCTCCCAACTCCCCCGTCATCATTGTGGGCACCCATTTTGATGCAGTGGGCGAATCCATCTCCGCCCAGCAAGCGGAGCACCTGCAGCAACTGATTCGGGAGAAGTTTATAGCGATACCAGATGCAGAAAAGATCGGCCTGCCGCGTGTGATTGACTCCATTGAGATAAGCTGTCG CACCCTGCACAACATTCATCTACTCGCCAACATTATCTACGACACTTCTATGCAACTGCGCTCGCCCGGCTCCAAGGAGCCCATGCTGCTTCAGAAAATCCCCGCAAGCTATATTGCCCTCGAGGACATTGTCCATGTGATTGCCTGCAATTTGCGGGCGGCGGGTCGCGATCCTGTATTGGATGCTGAGCAGTATCGCCGCCTGATCACAGAGCAGATGCGTCTCCACAACTATAAAAGCTTTCGGGATGCCGCCGAATTGCAGCAGGCCACCACCTGGTGCCATGAGAATGGAGTGTTGCTTCACTACGACGATGCCACCCTCAGAGATTACTATTTCCTCGATCCACAGTGGCTGTGCGATATGCTGGCCCATGTGGTTACGGTGCGAGAGATAAACCCCTTTGCGCCCACGGGCGTTATGAAGTTGGATGATCTCCAGCTGCTGTTCCGCAGCGTCCAGGTTCAAGGAAACGGCAATCGCAG TTATATTGTCAGTTTATTGAACAAGTTCGAAGTGGCCCTGACCTGGGACTCGCGTACTCTACTGATTCCCTCCCTGCTGCCACTGCAAGAGGGGGCCACGCCCAATACTGGCACTACGGTGAAGTTGTCGCAGCGCTCACGTGGCCGCAATTTGGGTTGCTCCGTCTCGCAGGAGCTGAATCTCAACACTCTGATCTACGAGCAGCGCTCGCCACGCACCTCCCCATCTTCATCCTCATCATCCACTCAGGGCCTGCGGCGTATTCTTCTCATGACGTATTTCCCTTCGGGCTTCTGGTCGCGCCTGATCACACGGATACTGGCCGATGAGCAGATCGTTGAAGCGATCCGAAACGTCTATGTGGCTGCCCAAGAC AAGTGCGTGGAGTTTGATTTACGTCTCTCACTGGAGCAGGACACACAATGGAATCTGTGGCAGACGGGACTAGCGCTTTATTATGGACCCATCATGATCTTTAGGATCTGGGAGGTGCCCTTCCAGAGCAACGAGCGGACGCAGCCTTTCCGCACGGCAGGCAACCGATTCAAGCTCAAACTAGATGGCATTTGGAGCGATGTCAGCTTAAGCTCTTCGAGCATTTTGGAGGTTTACTTCCCTCTCCATCATGTGAACATCTATCAAGAACTGGACGACGGGGAACGTCAATTGCTGGCCGAGCTTCAGCCGCACATGTCGCAGGTGGCCAAGCTGTTGGCTTTGACTGTGGATCACATCGATTTGTTGCTGGAGGATTGGTATCCGTCGTTGGGCACGCGGTTTGTGCACACTTCTGAGGGTCGCTTCTTGATCACTCGCATGGTATTGTGTCCACGCTGCCTCCGAAAGCTACAGTTGCAGCACAGCACTGAGCCCGGGGACCGAGAGATGCCTGCCATGGGATGCAATAGACCCAGTCGAAGTAGCAGACGTGGCGGTGGGGCGTACTTCTTGCACGGCGTAGGCGATCCAGGAGATGATGGCGCTCTGAATGTGTTCTCCGCTTATCTAAATGCGACAGCCCGGAGGGAGCGACGGTCCGAAGATTCCCTGGGCGCAGGGTCTGATGCGGACTCAGGTGTGGGCCCCGATTCTGCCGGCTCCTCCCGCAACACATCCGTGGACGGACACCCGGGTTACCATTTGCCTGATAATTCCAACGTGTGCTACGCCTGGATGATCGAAGAGTGCATTCTATCCGTGTATAATCAGAGTAAGCTTAGCTGTCCTGTGCATCTGGAGCAGTCCATGTCGCAACTTGCACCTGATGTAATCTTTGCCGATATACCCGACAAACACACCATCGCCACGGAGTGCATCATTAAGGGCGCGCTCCTGGGTCGAGGCGCCTTTGGTTTTGTGTTCAAGGCCAGCTGCAAGATGAGAGGCGCGCGATCTTTCAAGCCTGTGGCCATGAAAATGCTTCAGCCAGTGCCGCCGGGCTCCCGGGCCAAAGAG AGCGCTCTCATGGCCTACAAGGTGGCTTTGGGAAAGTGGGATCGGGATCCATTGCAGCACTCCTGCAAGGCGTATTGTACAGCACGCCAAGAGCTCGCCGTCCTTCTCACCCTTAAACATCCCAATATCGTTCCCTTGGTGGGGATCTGCATTAAACCTTTGGCTCTGGTGCTGGAGCTGGCGCCGCTGGGCGGCCTGGATGCTCTGCTTCGGCAGTACCGCCGCAGCGGAGCTCACATGGGCCCGCATACATTCCAGACTCTAGTCTTGCAGGCCGCACGGGCCATCGAGTATCTGCATCGTAGGAGAATCATCTACCGCGATCTAAAGTCGGAGAATGTGCTGGTCTGGGAGCTGCCGCAGCCGCACACCGAGGACAGTCCCCGAAACCATGTGCACATTAAGATTGCCGACTATGGCATTAGCCGGCAGACAGCTCCAAGCGGAGCCAAGGGCTTTGGCGGCACCGAGGGATTCATGGCACCCGAGATAATACGTTACAACGGAGAAGAAGAGTACACAGAGAAG GTCGATTGCTTCTCCTTTGGCATGTTCATCTACGAGAACATTAGCTTGCGGCAACCATTCGAGGGACACGAGTCCATTAAGGAGTGTATCTTGGAGGGCAGTCGTCCGGCTCTCACCCAAAGGGAGACTCAGTTTCCCACCTGCTGCCTGGATCTCATGGTTCTCTGTTGGCACGAGCAGCCCCGTCGTCGTCCCACGGCCAGTCAGATTGTGTCAATACTTAGTGCACCAGAGTGCATCCATTTGCTGGATGTGGTGGCGCTGCCGCACAGCGAAAAGATTGTCTGCGGTGTCTTCCAGTCGACGATTGGCATGGGAGATGAAGAACGCTCCGGCCTGGAGCTGTGGCTTCCCGCTTACGGATCCCGCATCGACATACTTGATTGCACGCCTTCCGGCTGCCTGGTGCAATGCAACAGCATCAGTTGTGCCCCACAGCCGCAGGTTGGTCCTCCCAAGACCCCCGAGAACGGCGCCCAATCCCGTTCCCGCTCTGCGCAGCGCCTACCTAAGATGAACatgctctgctgctgcctggTGGGCGAGGCTATCTGGATGGGGGACGTTTCCGGCAACCTGCACGCTTATAGCACCTCCACCTACGCTCATTTGTTCTCCTACATGCTTGATCCGGCCATCAAGTCGGCTGTGATAAGCCTTGTCCACATGGAGAAGATTGCCCGCGTGGCCGTGGGCCTGCACAATGGTCGAGTGTTCCTGGTGGATGCCACAATGATGCCCACCAACTGCGCCTTTGCCGAGGGCTCCTTTGTGCTTACAGAGATCTGTTCTGGCTTTGTATTGCACGCTGCCTGTTCAGTTTTTCTCGATGG GGTCTATGAACTTTGGTGCGGGGAAATAGCCGGGAAGATAAATGTATTCCCCCTGAGCGAGTCGGGAGTAAGTGGGCATCAGGCTCTTTGCCACAGCGAGGAGCCCAATCTAATTGAGGATGTCAAGGTGGCCCGTCTGTGCAGCAATGAGAGCCATGTATTCAGTTGCCTTTATCCAGGATGCATGGTTTACCAGTGGGGCGCTACGTCGAAGCGTATCGAGAACAAGTTGGACTGCTCCAAGCTGCTGCCGTGCTCCGAGTCGCTGCAGAGCATCGCCATCGATGAGCATGTGAGTCTCATCAAGTGCCAGATTTCGGCTCTGGCGGCCCACAACACAGAGCTGTACATAGGCACCACTTGGGGATGCCTGATCGTGGCCGAGCTACAGACCCTGCGTCCGATAAGTGTTTTCCGACCCTACGAAAATGAG ATAAAAGCCATCATAACGCTTTCAAATGACAAGGTGCCGTTGATCGCCACCATTGGGCGAAGGTATCGCTCTCTGATCTCCCGCTACGTGGACTCGGCTGAGTCGTCCAATGCGTGCTCTGCAGTTAGCACACCCACTCATGGTGCTGCCAAATCCTTGCCGCCAGTTGATGTTGATAATCACATCCATTGCCTGCTGTGGCGCGCCAAGCACTGGACCTAG